One Helicoverpa zea isolate HzStark_Cry1AcR chromosome 11, ilHelZeax1.1, whole genome shotgun sequence genomic window carries:
- the LOC124634238 gene encoding vinculin-like translates to MPDLARPVQAVSLAVNNLVKVGHETIESSEDSVLRHDMPSALHRVETAATLLQQASDMLRADPFSGPARKKLIEGSRGILQGTSALLLCFDESEVRKIVKECKKVLDYLGVAEVIDTMEDLVQFLRDISPALSRAAREVAARAAELTHPPHADTLTRCLDSVKQLAPVLICSMKMYIHILTEGGKGMEEAAENRNYLAQRMADEIHEIIRVLQLTSYVEDGGEKDNVAVLKALQQQIHAKIGAAHEFLNDPEAQRNSAGERAIRSVLTSSQRAAEHLAPEPADAARRLARSGGINADHLCDERQYGHGREPKALNLASDLRHQINELDSIVNEGVRAAEKQGGKTMQAR, encoded by the exons ATGCCTGACCTGGCGAGGCCGGTGCAAGCCGTGTCTCTCGCCGTCAATAACCTGGTCAAG GTTGGCCACGAGACCATCGAGTCTTCAGAAGACTCGGTCCTCAGACACGACATGCCGAGCGCACTACACCGCGTCGAGACAGCTGCCACTCTGCTGCAGCAGGCCTCCGACATGCTGCGAGCTGATCCTTTCTCAGGACCTGCAAG GAAGAAGCTGATTGAAGGTTCGAGAGGAATCTTGCAGGGCACGTCTGCGTTGCTGCTGTGTTTCGACGAGTCAGAAGTTAGGAAGATCGTTAAGGAGTGCAAAAAG GTGCTAGATTATCTCGGGGTGGCGGAGGTCATAGATACGATGGAAGACCTGGTTCAATTCCTCAGAGACATCTCGCCAGCACTCTCCAGGGCCGCCAGGGAG GTGGCAGCCCGAGCAGCGGAGTTGACCCACCCGCCGCACGCAGACACGCTAACCCGCTGCCTGGACAGCGTGAAGCAGCTCGCGCCCGTGCTCATCTGCTCCATGAAGATGTACATACACATCCTCACTGAGG GAGGCAAAGGAATGGAGGAGGCTGCTGAAAACAGAAACTATCTCGCTCAAAGAATGGCCGATGAAATACACGAGATTATTCG TGTGCTGCAACTAACCTCCTACGTGGAAGACGGTGGCGAGAAGGACAACGTGGCAGTGCTGAAGGCGTTACAGCAACAGATACACGCCAAGATTGGAGCTGCTCATGAGTTCCTTAAT GACCCTGAGGCTCAGCGCAACAGTGCAGGCGAGAGAGCTATCCGCAGTGTGCTGACATCATCTCAACGTGCTGCCGAACACCTGGCGCCCGAACCTGCTGATGCTGCCAGGAGACTCGCCAG ATCTGGTGGCATAAACGCTGACCATCTATGTGACGAGAGACAATATGGACATGGTAGAGAACCCAag GCATTGAATCTGGCGTCAGACCTGCGTCACCAGATCAACGAGTTGGATTCCATCGTGAATGAGGGAGTGAGGGCCGCTGAGAAGCAGGGCGGGAAGACCATGCAGGCTAGGTGA
- the LOC124634240 gene encoding regulatory protein zeste-like — MIKVMEPKKQIYTQKEKKVFLEILKSYSKVVESKHGHSSALKAKNLAWQKIAAEFNSNPHTELHRTPQQLRRLWLNIKHRQRGELAKKQHHIPIGAVGELSKNNVLQIAHALITGIDSSADSDLVIEKLTDNDPLQSVQSESSLFLSEDSQNTSEQEASALRTVKMEPMSPISGTYNADAISTPVVSQNPPDAPNNVENDNCLNQDKNALQQSMELQQLEIELLREKVKAQRQDNKNKEAHNAVIHDLEIQILKEKLREAKAKADLAELNLKRQKYRDGNLIFLYLFSTIYFFISNISLYY, encoded by the exons ATGATTAAAGTAATGGAGCCTAAGAAGCAGATATACACACAAAAAGAGAAGAAAGTATTTCTAGAAATATTGAAGAGTTATTCTAAAGTTGTTGAAAGTAAACACGGCCACAGTTCGGCTCTGAAAGCTAAGAACTTAGCTTGGCAAAAAATAGCTGCCGAGTTCAACTCGAACCCACATACTGAATTgcat AGAACACCACAACAACTTCGAAGATTATGGCTGAACATAAAACATCGCCAGCGAGGAGAACTCGCCAAAAAACAGCATCACATACCCATTGGAGCCGTGGGTGAACTATCCAAAAACAACGTGTTGCAGATAGCACATGCACTTATAACTGGTATTGATAGTTCTGCAGACTCCGATCTTGTTATAG AAAAATTAACAGACAATGACCCTCTTCAATCAGTTCAATCAGAATCAAGTCTGTTTTTGAGTGAGGACTCTCAAAATACTTCCGAACAAGAAGCTTCAGCATTGAGGACTGTGAAAATGGAACCCATGTCACCAATCAGTGGCACATACAATGCGGACGCTATTTCAACGCCTGTAGTTAGTCAAAATCCACCAGATGCACCCAATAATGTAGAGAATGATAATTGTCTCAATCAAGACAAAAATGCTCTGCAGCAAAGTATGGAACTTCAGCAGTTGGAGATTGAGCTCCTAAGAGAGAAAGTAAAGGCTCAAAGGCAAGATAATAAGAACAAGGAAGCCCATAATGCAGTGATACATGATTTGGAAATTcagattttaaaagaaaaactaagaGAGGCTAAGGCGAAAGCTGACTTGGCAGAGTTGAACTTGAAGAGACAAAAATATCGAGACggtaatttaattttcctttatttattttctacaatttatttttttatatccaatatttcattatattattaa